The stretch of DNA GCAAGCATGGCTTACTTTTTCCAGCTGTACTCTTGCGGCATGATGTAGCCGGTCTGGTAGGTGTCCACGTTCAGCGTCTTCTTGTAGGCGATGGTGGTCACGCTCTGGATCAGCGGTATGCACCAGGCGTCGTCGGTGGCCTTCTTCTCGATCGCCTGATAGCCGGCGATGCGCTGGGCCTGGGGCAGGGACGAGAGCTGCTTGAACGTGTCGGCCAGCTCGGGCTGCTTCCAGGCCGAGAACGGCAGGTCGGGGTTCAGGATGTAGCCGGCGAAGATCTCCGGATCGGCCGTGGCGTTGTCCCAGCTATAAAGCATGGGGCCGGGCAGCTTGGCCGAATGGCTCAGTTCCATGTACTTGGCCAGGGTCACTTCCTGCAGGTCGGCCTTGATGCCGATCTGTGCCCACATTTGCACGATGGCGCGCGCCATGTCGTAGTCGCCCGGCGTCGACCCGTTGGCCGACATGAAGGGGATCTCCAGCGGCTTGCTGGGGCTGTAGCCCGCCTTGGCCAGTTCGGCCATGGCGGCCTTCGGGTCAAACTTCACATCGGCGTCGCTGACGTAGGCCGGCGTGCCGGGCAGGGCCAGCACCGAGATCGGCTTGGCCGTGTTGGCGAAAAAGGCGCGCGACAGGGCTTGCTTGTTGATGGCCATCTGCATGGCGCGGCGCACGTGCACGTTCTGCAGCGCGGTCACGTAGCTGGGCATCTGCACGATGAAGATCTGGGTGTACGGATAGACCTTGGATACGAGCTTGCTGTCGTGCTTGAGGCGCTCGGCGTCGCGCACCGGGATCTGCACCGCCACGTCGGCGCGGCCCGATTCGAGCATGGCCACGCGCGCCGAGGTGTCGGGCACGAAATTGAAGACCACGCGCTTGATGGCGGGCTTGGGACCCCAGTAGCCGTCATAGGCCTGGAGCACCGCGCGCGAGCCGCGCTCGTAGCTCACCAGCTTGTAGGGACCGGCGCCGATCGGGTGCGCCAGGAATCCGTCCGTGCCAACCTTCTCGATATAGGCCTTGGGCAGGATATAGGCCGTCATGAAGGCCAACCAGTCCGGCGCCGTGGGCGTGGGGTTCTTGAAGTCCATTACCGCCTCGGTGGGCGACTTGATCTCGATGCCGGACAGCTTGTTGGTGAAGGTGCTATTGATCACCAGCTTCTTGTCGGTCTTGGGCCGGTCGAAGAAGGTGTACTTGAAGTCCTCGGTGGTGAGCTTGCTGCCGTCCTGGAAGGTAACGCCGCTGCGCAGCACGATGTCCAGGCGGGTGTTCTTGTCATCCAGCCACTTCCAGGACTGGATCAGGCGCGGGGTGACCTCGAGCTTGTCGTTGATCATCAGCGGCGAATCGAAGACAGCCTTGTAGATCGACTGGACGGCGGGCCAGGTGCCTGCGGTGGGATCCCAGCTGGGCGGGTCGACCGGGTAGGCGATGGTGAGCTCGCCATTGGCGGCGCTGGCGATCGGCGCGACTGCCGCACAACCCAGGGCCACCAGGCAGCAAGCGAGCGCTCGGCGGGCAAGCGCGGACAGAGAACGGGTACTCATGTACACCTCCAAACACGGGATCGGAACGGATATCAGTGGCGCTTTAAACCATATACTGCTGATGTAAATTTACTGATTAGTTTAGGTTTAAAGTGATTTAATTTATTTAAAAACAACTGCTTATTTTTATCAAGAAGAATATATTGTTTAAGTGAAAACCCTGATTAACTGCTTCTTTCGAGGTCGTTAGTCTGGGGGCCGGCCGCGCGCCAAGCCGCCGAACCGCACAAGAGGAGCGTCATGCAGTCCCCCGCCAATCCCGGCAAAAAACCCAATTTGCGCGAACGCGTCTACCTGATGTTGCGCGAGCGCATCCAGATGGGGCTGGTCGGCGCGGATGACCGTCTGGTCGACCATGACATCGCGCACGAGCTGCACGTCTCGCGCATGCCGGTGCGCGAGGCGCTGATGCAACTCAAGAACGAGGGTGTGCTGGAAGGCACGGCGCGCGGCTTCGTCCTGCGGCGCCATTCGCTGCAGCAGATCAACGACATCTTCGAGATACGCATCCTGCTCGAGCCGCATGCCGCGGCCCTGGCCACGGCCAATGCCGGCCCGGCCTTCCTGGCGCGGATGAAGAGCGCGCTGGACGCGGCCGAGCAGGCCTCGGTGCGCGGCGACTGGGAAACCTTCATGCGTCTGAACGCCGATTACCGGGCCGCGTGGATCGACAGCGTGCCCAACCGGGCCATGGCCGACATGATCTCGCGCTTTATCGACCACGTGCAGACGGTGCGTTTGATGACCATGCAGGACCCGACCGTGCGCGGCATCATCCTGGACGGCATGCGCGGCCTGTACGAAGCCTACCTCTCGGGCAACGCCGATCTGGTGCGCGAACGCATGACCGCGCACTGCCGCACCGCCGCCGCCTGCTACTACCAGTGCTACCAGCGTCTGTGCGTCGCCGAGCCGCCCCCGGGCAACTGAGACGGTGCTAGACTCTGAGGCCCGCAGGCCCCTGCGCGAGCAATGGGCCGGGCCGCCTTGGGCTTATGTGTCCGCGGGCGGCTGGACTGCTCTGTCTTTCTACCCATAAAGACCCGAACCAAGGCTGACCGAATGTCTACCACGTCGAAGATCATCTACACCCTTACCGACGAAGCGCCCGCCCTCGCGACGTACTCGCTGCTTCCCATCGTGCAGGCATTTGCCGGTCCCGCCGGAATCGCCGTCGAGACCCGCGACATCTCCCTGTCCGGCCGCATCATCGCTACGTTCCCCGAGTCGCTGACCGAAGCGCAGCGTATTTCCGACGACCTGACCTACCTGGGCCAACTCGCCACCAAGCCCGAAGCCAACATCATCAAGCTGCCCAACATCAGCGCCTCGATCCCGCAGCTCAAGGCCGCGATCAAGGAACTGCAGGGCAAGGGCTACGCGCTGCCCGACTACCCGGACGAGCCCAGGAACGACGCCGAGAAAGACGTCAAGGTCCGCTACGACAAGATCAAGGGCAGCGCGGTGAACCCGGTGCTGCGCGAAGGCAACTCCGACCGCCGCGCTCCCCTGTCGGTCAAGAACTATGCCCGCAAGCATCCCCACAAGATGGGCGCCTGGAAGGCCGACTCCAAGGCCCATGTGGCCCACATGATGGACGGCGACTTCTACGGCAGCGAGAAATCGGCCCTGATCGCCGCCGAGGGCGCGGTCAAGATCACCCTGCACGGCAAGGACGGCTCGGCCGCGGTCCTGAAGGAAACCACCCAGGTCAAGGCCGGCGAACTGATCGACGCTTCGGTGATGAGCAGGAAGGCCCTGCGCGCCTTCGCCGCCGAACAGGTCGCCGACGCCCGCGCCCAGGGCGTGCTGTTCTCGGTGCACCTGAAGGCCACCATGATGAAGGTCTCCGATCCGGTGATCTTCGGCCACTTTGTCTCGGTGTTCTACGAAGAAGTGCTGGCCAAGCACGCCGCCGCCCTGGCTGAAGCCGGCTTCGATCCCAACAACGGCATCGGCGACCTGTACAACCGTCTGTACACGCTGCCCGCGGCCATGCAGGTCGATATCAAGGCCGACATCGAGGCGCTGTACAAGAAGCAGCCCGCGCTGGCCATGGTGAACTCCGACAAGGGCATCACCAATCTGCACGTGCCCAGCGATGTCATCGTCGACGCTTCCATGCCCGCCATGATCCGCGAAGGCGGCAGGATGTGGAACGCCCAGGGCGAAGCGCAGGATGCCAAGGCCTGCATTCCCGACCGCAGCTACGCCGGTATCTACCAGGCCGTCATCGACGATTGCAAGAAGAACGGCGCCTTCGACCCGGTTACCCTGGGCACGGTGCCCAACGTGGGCCTGATGGCCCAGGCTGCTGAAGAATACGGTTCGCACGACAAGACCTTCGTCATTCCCGCCGATGGCACCGTCAAGGTGACCGACGCCTCGGGTGCCGTGCTGCTCGAGCATGCCGTGGAAAGCGGCGACATCTGGCGCATGTGCCAGACCAAGGACGCGCCCATCCAGGATTGGGTCAAGCTGGCCGTCACCCGTTCGCGCCTGTCGGACACGCCCGCCGTGTTCTGGCTCGACCCGGCCCGCGCCCATGATGCCAACGTCATCGCCAAGGTGCAGCGCTACCTGAAGGACCACGACACCAGCGGCCTGGACATCCGCATCATGTCGCCTGTCGAGGCCACCCAGTTCTCGCTCGAGCGCATCCGCAAGGGCCAGGACACCATCTCGGTCACCGGCAACGTGCTGCGCGACTATCTGACGGACCTGTTCCCCATCATGGAGCTGGGCACCAGCGCCAAGATGCTGTCCATCGTGCCGCTGATGGCCGGCGGCGGCCTGTTCGAAACCGGCGCTGGCGGCTCGGCGCCCAAGCATGTGCAGCAGTTCAACGAGGAGAACTTCCTGCGCTGGGATTCGCTTGGCGAATTCATGGCCCTGGCCGCTTCGCTGGAGTTCCTGGGCCAGAACACCGGCAACGCCGGCGCCAAGGTCCTGGCCAGGACGCTGGACGAAGCCACCGGCAAGTTCCTGGACACCGACAAATCGCCCGCCCGCAAGGTCGGCGGCATCGACAACCGCGGCAGCCATTTCTATCTGGGTATGTACTGGGCTCAGGCCCTGGCCGCTCAGACCGAGGACAAGGCGTTGCAGGCCAAGTTTGCGCCCCTGGCCAAGACCTTGGCCGAAAACGAGGCCAAGATCGTCGCCGAACTAGGCGTGGTTCAGGGCAAGCCGGTCGACATCGGCGGCTACTATCGCCCGGATACGGCGCTGGCCGGCAAGGCCATGCGTCCCAGCGCGACGCTCAACGCCGCCCTGGCCGCGCTCTGACCGTCGGTGCCTTCGCATTACCCAAGGAAAAGCCGGCCGCGTGCCGGTTTTTTCATTTCGTCGCGACTGCGCCGTTCCTCTTCAAATCGTTGCGGCGCAGCAGGCGCGAGCCGTTCGCAACGGCTGCCAGCGTCTGGCGTATGCCCAGCGCATACGGCGTCTTGTGGATCGGCCCGATTAGCCGCTGCAGCGCCGAGTCATCCAGGATCAGCGGCTCGGTCATCAGGTAGTTCATTTCCACCAGCTCGCGCATGAGGGGACTGAACAGACCGGCGAGGCGCAGCATTGTCTTGCCGGCCACGCGCAGTTTGAGCGTCGTGCCGGTCTGGCGTTCCATGTGCGCGACCAGCTCGCGTTGGGTCGTGGCGCCGGCCCCGGCGAGATGCCAGATCTTCCCGAAAGCGGCGGGGGTATCGGCCAGCCGCGCGACCACCGGCCCCACGTCCGGCACGAAGATGAACTCGTGCGGGCGGTCGAGCGGGCCGATCATATCGGCGGTGCCACCGTTCACCGCTGCCTGCGCGGCGCGGTGCAGCAGGCTGGCCTGCACGCCGGGGCCGTAGAAGTCCGGCAGGCGCAGCACGGCGGCGCGGATGCGGCCGTCGGCGTGGGCCTGCATCAGCAGGTCCTCCTGGGCCTTGCGCATGCGGCCTTTGAAAGTATGCGGTTCGCGCGGATGGTCTTCGCGCACCGGGTTGAATTGCGCCCGGCCATAGGGATATACGGTGCCGATCAGGATCAGGTTCCGCACGCCGGCGGCCGCCGCGCCATCCAGCGTCTTGCGCATCAGCTGCGGGTGCAGTTCGAATTGCCAATAGTTCACGCCCACCAAATAGACCAGCGTGTCCACGGCTTCGGCCGCGGCGCGCACCGAAGCCGGCGAGTCCGGGTTCCAGGTGACGATCTCGGCCAGCGGATCGGTGCCAAAGGCCTTGCGCAGGCCAGCCGCGTCGCGGCCCACAACACGGTAGGGACGGCCCTGGCCGCCGAGCACGGCGGCGATGCTTTGGCCGATGGCGCCGGCGGCGCCGAATAATGCGATTTTGGACATATTGGTTTTCCTTCGGTTTGGGAGCTGGAGAGACGAGGTGCGAACGACTGCAGTTTGCGGATGGACAGCTAAAAAGAAAATTGCCTAGAATTGCCTAGTTGCTATAAAAATTGGCATACCGTGGCCGACAGCGAACCGAATTGGGAGTGGTATCGAAGCTTTCTCCAGGTTCTGGAAACGGGTTCGCTATCTGCGGCGGGCCGGGCACTGGGCCTGACGCAACCGACCGTTGGCCGGCACATCGACGGCTTGGAAGCCGCACTGGGCCTCAAGCTCTTTATCCGCTCTTTCGACGGCTTTTCCCCTACGGATGCCGCGCAGGAACTCAGCCCCTATGCCGCGGGCATCGCCGCCACGGCGGCCGCCTTGCGGCGGGCGGCCAGCAGTCACGGATCGGGCGTTCGCGGCACGGTACGGCTGACGGCTAGCGAAGTCATCGGTGTCGAAGTCCTGCCGCCGATTCTCGCGGCCTTGCATCGCAAGCACCCCGAGTTGGTCATCGAGCTGGTGGTGTCCGACCGGACCGACGACCTGCTGCATCGCGAGGCGGACATCGCGGTGCGCATGTTCCAGCCGGTGCAGGATGCGCTGGTGGCCAAGCGCGTCGCAGGCATCGGGCTCGGCTTGTACGCCCACGAGCGCTACCTGGCAGATCGAGGTGTACCCCGATCAATGGATGCCTTGTCCGGCCACGCGGTCATCGGCTTTGACCACGAGAGTGCCTTTATTCGGCGGTTTCAAGAGCAGGTTCCCGCTTTTTCGCGGGATCGGTTCGCGTTCCGTGCCGACAGCGGTTTGGCCCAGTTAGGAGCGATCCGGGCGGGCCTGGGCATCGGCGCCTGCCAATCGGCGCTGGCCGCACGGGACAAGCGGTTGGTTCGAGTCCTGCGCAGCCAGTTCTCGCTGTCGATGGACGCCTGGATCGCCATGCATGAAGATTTGCGGGCAAGCCCGCGTTGCGCGGCGACCTTTGCCGCGCTTGCGGCAGGATTGGCGGCTTACGCGAAGAGCGCTTAGCGCCGCCGGGCAGCGATACTCACTTGGGGAGCCGTTATGAGAGCGTATGTACTCGCACTGATCGACATACACGATGAGCAAGGCTACAAGGCCTATGCGCAAGGCGTGCCGGCGACGATCATCGAGGGATGGAACGGCGAATAGCTATTTTCGTTGCGACATCAGGGTCCCGCCGGTCGCCCAGTTGCTCTTTTTCACGTCTTCGATGACCACGAAGATGCTGTCGGGCTTGGCGCCGGCGTGTTCCACCATGGCATTGGTGATGGCCTGGGCGAGCTTGGCTTTTTGCTCGTCGCTGCGGCCTTCGAGCATTTCGACGCGGATGTAAGGCATGTTCAGAATCCTTCGAGAACGATTTTGCCGCGCGTCTTGTGGCTTTCGAGCATGGCATGCGCGCGGCGCAGGTTTGCCGCGTTGATCTTACCGTAGTGATCGGCCAGGGTCGT from Bordetella sp. FB-8 encodes:
- a CDS encoding NAD-dependent epimerase/dehydratase family protein, with the protein product MSKIALFGAAGAIGQSIAAVLGGQGRPYRVVGRDAAGLRKAFGTDPLAEIVTWNPDSPASVRAAAEAVDTLVYLVGVNYWQFELHPQLMRKTLDGAAAAGVRNLILIGTVYPYGRAQFNPVREDHPREPHTFKGRMRKAQEDLLMQAHADGRIRAAVLRLPDFYGPGVQASLLHRAAQAAVNGGTADMIGPLDRPHEFIFVPDVGPVVARLADTPAAFGKIWHLAGAGATTQRELVAHMERQTGTTLKLRVAGKTMLRLAGLFSPLMRELVEMNYLMTEPLILDDSALQRLIGPIHKTPYALGIRQTLAAVANGSRLLRRNDLKRNGAVATK
- a CDS encoding NADP-dependent isocitrate dehydrogenase — translated: MSTTSKIIYTLTDEAPALATYSLLPIVQAFAGPAGIAVETRDISLSGRIIATFPESLTEAQRISDDLTYLGQLATKPEANIIKLPNISASIPQLKAAIKELQGKGYALPDYPDEPRNDAEKDVKVRYDKIKGSAVNPVLREGNSDRRAPLSVKNYARKHPHKMGAWKADSKAHVAHMMDGDFYGSEKSALIAAEGAVKITLHGKDGSAAVLKETTQVKAGELIDASVMSRKALRAFAAEQVADARAQGVLFSVHLKATMMKVSDPVIFGHFVSVFYEEVLAKHAAALAEAGFDPNNGIGDLYNRLYTLPAAMQVDIKADIEALYKKQPALAMVNSDKGITNLHVPSDVIVDASMPAMIREGGRMWNAQGEAQDAKACIPDRSYAGIYQAVIDDCKKNGAFDPVTLGTVPNVGLMAQAAEEYGSHDKTFVIPADGTVKVTDASGAVLLEHAVESGDIWRMCQTKDAPIQDWVKLAVTRSRLSDTPAVFWLDPARAHDANVIAKVQRYLKDHDTSGLDIRIMSPVEATQFSLERIRKGQDTISVTGNVLRDYLTDLFPIMELGTSAKMLSIVPLMAGGGLFETGAGGSAPKHVQQFNEENFLRWDSLGEFMALAASLEFLGQNTGNAGAKVLARTLDEATGKFLDTDKSPARKVGGIDNRGSHFYLGMYWAQALAAQTEDKALQAKFAPLAKTLAENEAKIVAELGVVQGKPVDIGGYYRPDTALAGKAMRPSATLNAALAAL
- a CDS encoding LysR family transcriptional regulator; this translates as MADSEPNWEWYRSFLQVLETGSLSAAGRALGLTQPTVGRHIDGLEAALGLKLFIRSFDGFSPTDAAQELSPYAAGIAATAAALRRAASSHGSGVRGTVRLTASEVIGVEVLPPILAALHRKHPELVIELVVSDRTDDLLHREADIAVRMFQPVQDALVAKRVAGIGLGLYAHERYLADRGVPRSMDALSGHAVIGFDHESAFIRRFQEQVPAFSRDRFAFRADSGLAQLGAIRAGLGIGACQSALAARDKRLVRVLRSQFSLSMDAWIAMHEDLRASPRCAATFAALAAGLAAYAKSA
- a CDS encoding GntR family transcriptional regulator; this encodes MQSPANPGKKPNLRERVYLMLRERIQMGLVGADDRLVDHDIAHELHVSRMPVREALMQLKNEGVLEGTARGFVLRRHSLQQINDIFEIRILLEPHAAALATANAGPAFLARMKSALDAAEQASVRGDWETFMRLNADYRAAWIDSVPNRAMADMISRFIDHVQTVRLMTMQDPTVRGIILDGMRGLYEAYLSGNADLVRERMTAHCRTAAACYYQCYQRLCVAEPPPGN
- a CDS encoding 4-oxalocrotonate tautomerase, whose product is MPYIRVEMLEGRSDEQKAKLAQAITNAMVEHAGAKPDSIFVVIEDVKKSNWATGGTLMSQRK
- a CDS encoding ABC transporter substrate-binding protein, translating into MSTRSLSALARRALACCLVALGCAAVAPIASAANGELTIAYPVDPPSWDPTAGTWPAVQSIYKAVFDSPLMINDKLEVTPRLIQSWKWLDDKNTRLDIVLRSGVTFQDGSKLTTEDFKYTFFDRPKTDKKLVINSTFTNKLSGIEIKSPTEAVMDFKNPTPTAPDWLAFMTAYILPKAYIEKVGTDGFLAHPIGAGPYKLVSYERGSRAVLQAYDGYWGPKPAIKRVVFNFVPDTSARVAMLESGRADVAVQIPVRDAERLKHDSKLVSKVYPYTQIFIVQMPSYVTALQNVHVRRAMQMAINKQALSRAFFANTAKPISVLALPGTPAYVSDADVKFDPKAAMAELAKAGYSPSKPLEIPFMSANGSTPGDYDMARAIVQMWAQIGIKADLQEVTLAKYMELSHSAKLPGPMLYSWDNATADPEIFAGYILNPDLPFSAWKQPELADTFKQLSSLPQAQRIAGYQAIEKKATDDAWCIPLIQSVTTIAYKKTLNVDTYQTGYIMPQEYSWKK